A genomic stretch from Setaria viridis chromosome 1, Setaria_viridis_v4.0, whole genome shotgun sequence includes:
- the LOC117852262 gene encoding LOW QUALITY PROTEIN: probable LRR receptor-like serine/threonine-protein kinase At1g05700 (The sequence of the model RefSeq protein was modified relative to this genomic sequence to represent the inferred CDS: deleted 2 bases in 1 codon; substituted 2 bases at 2 genomic stop codons): MEPFVKTILEGFIRIDCGIPENSSYQDLTSSIIYVSDHGFISSGENHNISADYIKPSLAQRYYNVRFFPDGTRNCYTLRSLVAGNKYFVRAAFYYGNYDGLNMLPVFDLYLGTNRWHEVQFSDAGATNWMDIIVVAPADYLQVCLVNKGMETPFISGMDLRPLKSNLYPEANSSQPLVLINSNRFNIGPTDDSIVRYPLDPHDRIWSTFDTIPSWKETSATYAVRNYLTDAYDVPSAIMQNAATPANGSRIDFSWNPSDPSVNISSRYFFVFYFSELLSVASNELRQFDIIVDNRWNTKPYTPPYQFAESFSGTVQGQAGHSVSLVATKNAKLPPILNAMVKPISETATNPGDARTMMAIQETFGVSKNWIGDPCAPKAFAWEGLNCTYPPVGLPRITAFNLSSSGLAGSIASYLGDLKALQSLDLSHNNLSGSIPNYLGQLPLLVFLDLSSNDLSGPVPYSLLXKSQNGTLSIRFGNNENLCGNGTTCRSGRKNTNGAFLSAIIIPTVAIIALFVTLIVLLRRTRKEKAKREATSPKDETVLLENXEFSYGELKHITNNFSQEIGKGGFGAVFLGYLENGNPVAVKLRSESSSQGNKELAEAQHLTRIHHKNLVSLIGYCKDKNHLALVYEYMPEGNLQDHLRGCLMMCMRFNNIYFKSILIVFDFFFFCFTRCSISVDMLRHFSSKSLTWEQRLQIALDAAQGLEYLHVACKPALIHRDVKSRNILLTTDLGAKIADFGLTEAFSDLKTHITTEPAGTMGYMDPESTGGWRIMI, translated from the exons ATGGAACCATTTGTCAAAACCATACTTGAAG GTTTCATAAGGATTGATTGTGGCATCCCGGAAAACTCTTCGTATCAAGATCTCACTTCAAGCATAATATATGTCTCAGACCATGGTTTCATCAGCTCAGGAGAAAACCACAACATCTCTGCAGATTACATCAAGCCATCACTAGCACAGCGATATTATAATGTCCGCTTCTTTCCAGATGGCACACGGAATTGCTACACGTTGAGATCCTTGGTTGCCGGAAACAAGTACTTTGTTCGCGCAGCCTTCTACTATGGGAATTACGATGGCCTGAACATGCTTCCTGTTTTCGATTTGTACTTGGGGACAAATCGTTGGCATGAAGTTCAGTTCAGTGATGCAGGTGCAACTAATTGGATGGACATCATAGTTGTGGCTCCTGCTGATTACCTTCAAGTTTGTTTGGTCAACAAAGGGATGGAAACTCCATTCATCTCAGGGATGGATTTGAGGCCACTGAAGAGTAATCTTTATCCAGAGGCAAATTCTAGTCAACCTCTTGTGCTGATCAATTCCAATCGATTCAACATAGGGCCCACAGATGATTCCATAGTTCG GTACCCATTGGATCCCCATGATCGTATCTGGTCAACATTTGACACGATCCCAAGCTGGAAAGAGACATCTGCAACATATGCCGTTCGGAATTACCTAACTGATGCCTACGATGTGCCATCGGCCATCATGCAAAATGCCGCAACACCTGCCAATGGCTCAAGAATTGATTTCTCTTGGAATCCATCTGATCCCTCTGTGAATATCAGCTCCAGatacttctttgttttctaCTTTTCTGAATTGCTGAGTGTAGCAAGCAATGAACTGCGACAGTTTGATATAATTGTCGATAACAGATGGAACACAAAACCTTACACTCCACCATACCAATTTGCCGAGTCCTTTTCTGGCACTGTGCAGGGGCAGGCAGGGCATAGCGTATCACTTGTTGCTACGAAAAACGCGAAACTCCCACCTATTCTCAATGCCATGGTGAAACCCATAAGTGAGACTGCAACCAATCCTGGAGATG CTAGAACCATGATGGCAATCCAAGAAACTTTTGGTGTGAGCAAAAACTGGATCGGTGACCCATGTGCTCCAAAAGCTTTTGCATGGGAAGGATTGAACTGTACCTATCCTCCAGTTGGTCTCCCAAGAATAACAGCATT CAACTTGTCTTCGAGTGGGTTGGCCGGTTCAATTGCTTCTTATTTAGGAGATCTGAAAGCGCTCCAGTCCCT GGATTTGTCACACAATAACTTGTCTggctccattccaaattatctTGGGCAGCTTCCATTACTAGTGTTTCT GGATCTCTCCAGCAATGATCTTAGTGGACCAGTTCCTTACAGTCTTCTTTAAAAATCCCAAAACGGGACTCTATCAATAAG GTTTGGTAATAATGAAAATTTATGTGGGAATGGTACTACCTGTAGATCAGGTCGAAAGAATACGAATGGGGCATTTCTCTCTGCCATAATCATTCCAACAGTTGCCATCATTGCATTATTTGTTACCTTAATTGTTCTGCTGCGCCGAACACGCAAGGAAAAAG CTAAGAGAGAGGCTACTAGTCCCAAAGATGAAACAGTATTACTTGAGAACTGAGAATTCTCATACGGAGAACTGAAGCATATTACAAATAATTTTAGCCAAGAGATTGGCAAAGGTGGGTTTGGAGCTGTCTTCCTTGGTTACTTGGAGAATGGAAACCCAGTTGCTGTGAAACTTCGGTCAGAGTCATCTTCACAAGGGAATAAAGAG CTGGCTGAG GCTCAACATTTGACAAGGATACATCATAAGAACTTGGTATCCTTGATCGGCTATTGCAAGGACAAAAATCATTTGGCCCTTGTCTATGAGTACATGCCTGAAGGGAACTTGCAGGATCATCTGAGAGGTTGTTT AATGATGTGCATGCGTTTTAACAACATTTATTTTAAGTCTATACTGATCGTGTtcgatttcttcttcttttgttttacTCGGTGTTCGATTTCTGTTGATATGCTTAGACACTTCTCTAGTAAATCACTCACTTGGGAGCAACGTCTTCAAATTGCCCTTGATGCTGC